A genome region from Burkholderiales bacterium includes the following:
- a CDS encoding SDR family oxidoreductase produces the protein MDLGLRDRIVLVTGGSRGIGLACARAFLEQGARVALASRSHDHLEGAVRSLAPAGRALAFVADLARPEDALSLVRRVEKQLGPPDVLINSAGAAKRYSPEQLDIAAWHDAMDAKFFTYVHALEAVLPGMRQRRRGAVVNIVGMGGKIAASIHLPGGAANAALMLATVGLASVHGKFGVRINAINPGPTAGERLDRGIAVEAQARGLPPARVLEDLQARIPLGRPAQPQDIAQLALFLASERAAYLTGAIVPMDGGATPVI, from the coding sequence ATGGATCTTGGATTGAGAGACCGCATCGTGCTGGTCACCGGCGGCAGCCGCGGCATCGGGCTCGCCTGCGCGAGAGCTTTTCTCGAGCAAGGCGCGAGGGTCGCCTTGGCATCGCGCTCGCACGATCACCTGGAAGGCGCGGTGCGATCGCTTGCGCCGGCCGGGCGCGCGCTGGCTTTCGTCGCCGACCTGGCGCGTCCCGAAGACGCGCTCTCGCTGGTCAGGCGCGTGGAAAAGCAGCTCGGGCCGCCCGACGTGCTGATCAACTCGGCCGGCGCCGCGAAGCGCTATTCGCCGGAGCAGCTCGACATCGCCGCCTGGCACGACGCGATGGACGCCAAGTTCTTTACCTACGTGCACGCGCTCGAAGCGGTACTGCCGGGCATGCGGCAGCGGCGCCGCGGCGCGGTGGTCAACATCGTCGGCATGGGCGGAAAGATCGCGGCTTCCATCCATCTTCCCGGCGGCGCGGCCAACGCCGCGCTGATGCTCGCCACGGTGGGCCTCGCGAGCGTGCACGGGAAGTTCGGCGTGCGCATCAACGCGATCAATCCCGGTCCGACCGCAGGTGAAAGGCTCGACCGGGGAATCGCGGTCGAAGCGCAAGCGCGCGGGCTGCCGCCGGCCCGCGTGCTCGAGGACCTGCAGGCGAGGATTCCACTGGGGCGCCCCGCGCAACCGCAGGACATCGCGCAACTGGCGCTGTTTCTGGCCTCCGAGCGGGCTGCCTACCTGACCGGCGCGATCGTGCCGATGGATGGCGGGGCCACACCGGTCATATGA
- the ubiA gene encoding 4-hydroxybenzoate octaprenyltransferase, whose translation MNLAERLNAYERLIRLDKPIGIVLLLWPTLWGLWLSARGHPNWTVVWIFVLGTVLMRSAGCAINDYADRDFDPHVKRTKERPLAAGLIAPYEALAVAAVLAVCAFALVLKLNKLTVALSFVALLLAASYPFTKRFLALPQACLGVAFGFGIPMAYAAQTGRLPAEAWVLLAANVFWTIAYDTEYAMVDREDDRKIGIRTSAILFGRWDVAAVMVFHGLFFATLALLGWWLRLGPFYFAGVGLAAALAGTQYGLIKDRDPARCFRAFKHNNWVGAAVFAGIAVHFLLPCT comes from the coding sequence GTGAATCTCGCCGAGCGGTTGAATGCCTACGAGAGACTGATCCGGCTCGACAAGCCGATCGGCATTGTGCTGCTGCTCTGGCCGACGCTGTGGGGGCTGTGGCTGTCGGCGCGTGGCCATCCAAACTGGACGGTGGTATGGATCTTCGTTCTCGGCACCGTGCTGATGCGTTCGGCCGGCTGCGCGATCAACGACTATGCCGATCGCGACTTCGACCCGCATGTGAAACGCACCAAAGAGCGGCCGCTGGCCGCGGGTCTGATCGCGCCTTACGAGGCGCTGGCGGTCGCCGCAGTGCTGGCGGTTTGCGCCTTCGCCCTGGTGTTGAAGTTGAACAAGCTGACCGTGGCGCTCTCGTTTGTGGCGCTCTTGCTGGCCGCAAGCTATCCCTTCACCAAGCGCTTCCTCGCGCTGCCGCAAGCCTGTCTAGGGGTGGCGTTCGGTTTCGGCATTCCGATGGCCTACGCCGCGCAGACCGGGCGACTGCCGGCCGAGGCGTGGGTGCTGCTGGCGGCCAACGTGTTCTGGACCATCGCCTACGACACCGAGTACGCGATGGTCGACCGCGAGGACGACCGCAAGATCGGCATCCGCACTTCGGCGATCCTCTTCGGCCGATGGGACGTCGCCGCGGTCATGGTATTTCACGGATTGTTCTTCGCCACGCTCGCGCTGCTCGGCTGGTGGCTGCGACTGGGGCCTTTCTACTTCGCCGGCGTGGGGCTGGCGGCGGCGCTGGCGGGCACGCAATACGGGCTGATCAAGGACCGCGACCCGGCGCGCTGTTTTCGCGCTTTCAAGCACAACAACTGGGTCGGCGCGGCGGTGTTCGCCGGCATCGCCGTGCACTTTCTGCTGCCGTGCACTTGA